Part of the Triticum urartu cultivar G1812 chromosome 2, Tu2.1, whole genome shotgun sequence genome, GAAAGCTATTAAATTCACGAGAAAGTGGTTCTTTTTCCAATGACCCGTATGTCAACAAGCAGCAAAATAAGCTGAGGATGTTGACACACACTTTCTTGCTAAAATCCACGCAGCCAGGACACATGTAAATTGCCAAATGTAACACTGACATACATATAGTACAAGGTTAGCATAGCCCCCAAGCGTGCACATCAGGCACAAAACTGCCCCTTCTTCGCATGAACTACTCCTACCAGTAGTTCTTGCAAATCAGGACTAAACGTGATGGCCAGCTTGGATGCTAGATTAAGGTTGACCAGCTAATAATAAACTACCTAGCCAACCCAGGCATTATTGTTCCATAATATTTGGGTACCTAAGCTATATGTATGTATCCGGCAAAGCCTGCAAATCTAGCTAACTAGCAGTGGTAGTAAATCACAGAGCGGCTCTAGCTAGCTAAGTTTCTATAACTATGTACCTAGCTACGGGTCTGATTTAGGGTTCATCGTCGAGTGGCTCGTCGTTGTGGATGGGCTTCTTGCCCCTCGCCCTATACGCGTAGTCCTTCCTCAGCATGTCGTGCATCTCGTCGGCCGCGTCCCGCCGGTGCCTCCTCGCCGCGCGCATCTCCACCGTCCTAACTGGCCGTGAGCCGCCGACAGGGACGGCCTTTCCTGCATCATCACCAACCACAAGCTGCCGGCCGCCTCCGAGATTCAGGCCGTCTCTTGCGCCGAGCACCGCCACTGCAGAGATAGTAGTGCCACGATTTAACAAGGGGTGGATGCAAATCTCAAAACCAATAAACAGGGGAAATATATACAATAATACAGATAGAGATAGGTCGATCGGTGGAGACAGTAGCAGGGAACTCACCATGGCGAGCGCAAGCAGTGGGAAGGTAGAGCGTGAGCAATAATGGGGAGAAGAGCAAGACAACCACAAGGACTGCACTGCTGATCCTTCTTCTGCAGCTCATGGTGTTCGATCTTTTTCTGCGTGTGTATGTGTTTGTGTGTCAATAGGAGTTTGAAGAGAAGGTACAGGGTTGGGGTTTGTTGAGATTTATAGGGAAAGCAATGGCCAGTGTTTTAGGCTAGTATGGGGTCTAGGGATAGATATGCAGTCAAAGCTAGCTGAGGATGGATACCTAGAGAACATCTGTTCTGACCGTACCACC contains:
- the LOC125541805 gene encoding uncharacterized protein LOC125541805, coding for MSCRRRISSAVLVVVLLFSPLLLTLYLPTACARHVAVLGARDGLNLGGGRQLVVGDDAGKAVPVGGSRPVRTVEMRAARRHRRDAADEMHDMLRKDYAYRARGKKPIHNDEPLDDEP